From a single Planctellipticum variicoloris genomic region:
- a CDS encoding SOS response-associated peptidase produces MPVIAASIFHPQLGIQSHAMCGRINLRMSPAELQQAFDLFREPEWLPRYNLGPMQRVLAVRWRPGGVRAADPLQWGLVPSWAKDPKAGPPLVNARGETVASKTAFRSAFKSRRCLIPASGYYEWQVINSKTKQPWHIFPADGGVLACAGLWESWQSPDGSALESCAIITTTPNHCLSEIHDRMPVILAEEHWSLWLDPEMEEVSALTELLVPCPEDVLEKTPVSSLVNSVRNDSPECLTPIKLPRNLF; encoded by the coding sequence GTGCCAGTGATCGCGGCCTCGATCTTCCATCCTCAACTCGGCATTCAGAGCCACGCGATGTGCGGACGAATCAACTTGCGGATGTCACCCGCCGAGCTGCAACAGGCGTTCGACCTGTTTCGCGAGCCGGAATGGTTGCCGCGTTACAATCTGGGGCCGATGCAGAGGGTGCTGGCGGTGCGATGGCGGCCGGGCGGGGTACGTGCGGCGGATCCGTTGCAGTGGGGGCTGGTGCCGAGTTGGGCGAAAGACCCCAAGGCCGGCCCTCCGCTGGTCAATGCGCGGGGAGAGACGGTCGCGTCAAAGACTGCGTTTCGGAGTGCGTTCAAGAGCCGGCGGTGTCTGATTCCGGCCAGCGGCTACTACGAATGGCAGGTGATCAACAGTAAGACGAAGCAGCCGTGGCACATTTTCCCCGCCGATGGCGGAGTGCTCGCCTGCGCCGGGTTGTGGGAGAGCTGGCAGTCTCCGGACGGTTCCGCGCTCGAATCGTGTGCGATCATCACCACGACGCCGAACCACTGTCTTTCCGAGATTCACGACCGGATGCCGGTGATCCTTGCCGAAGAACACTGGAGTCTTTGGCTCGATCCTGAGATGGAGGAGGTTTCGGCCCTGACCGAATTGCTTGTGCCGTGTCCGGAGGACGTACTGGAGAAGACGCCGGTCAGTTCGCTGGTCAACAGCGTGCGGAACGATTCGCCGGAGTGTCTGACACCGATCAAGCTGCCGCGCAATCTGTTCTGA
- a CDS encoding transposase, with protein sequence MAMGRRKESRQEPLFVTAEQLPRSQGHPFYKALNALLAEAGFDRWIEKRCQAFYEQVETRGQRSIPPGVYFRMLLVGYFEGIDSQRGIAWRCSDSLSLREFLGLTLNESSPEHSTLSLTRRRLPVEVFEEVFQFVLKIASEKKLLSGKTVGVDSTTLEADAAMKSIVRRDTGEGWKAYVVRLMREEGVIAPGEEPSDEDVRRFDKNRKNKKVSNEEWVSETDPEAKIARMKDGTTHLAYKAEHVVDLESDLILAAEIRSADHADPHTLVDSVLKAEENLQAIGCAQSIEEVAADKGYHSVATLEQCQSLGFRTYIPEPTRKNDWTWTDKTPDDQRAVMGNRQRVRRAKGKQLQKRRSEVCERTFAHVCETGGMRRSWLEGLTEVTKRYLLATAAHNLGRVMWKLLGVGKPRRLQGRNVAVWAAFAAVWAALDWLLRSQTDRAEQPAGLVAPAPIVARLAG encoded by the coding sequence ATGGCGATGGGACGGCGGAAGGAATCGCGGCAGGAGCCGCTGTTTGTCACGGCGGAGCAGCTGCCCCGCTCGCAGGGACATCCCTTCTACAAAGCGCTCAACGCGCTGCTCGCCGAAGCCGGTTTCGACCGCTGGATCGAGAAGCGGTGCCAGGCGTTCTACGAGCAGGTCGAGACTCGCGGCCAACGCTCGATCCCGCCGGGCGTCTATTTCCGCATGCTGCTGGTGGGCTATTTCGAAGGGATCGACAGTCAGCGGGGGATCGCCTGGCGGTGCTCCGACAGCCTGTCGCTGCGGGAGTTCCTGGGGCTGACCCTGAACGAATCGAGTCCCGAGCACTCGACGCTGTCGCTGACCCGCCGGCGGCTGCCGGTGGAAGTGTTCGAGGAAGTCTTTCAGTTCGTGCTGAAGATCGCGTCCGAGAAGAAGCTGCTCTCAGGCAAGACGGTGGGGGTCGACTCGACGACGCTGGAAGCGGATGCGGCGATGAAGTCGATCGTCCGCCGCGACACGGGCGAAGGCTGGAAGGCGTACGTCGTCCGGCTGATGCGGGAAGAAGGCGTGATCGCTCCTGGCGAAGAGCCGAGTGACGAAGACGTCCGCCGGTTCGACAAGAACCGCAAGAACAAGAAAGTCTCGAACGAGGAGTGGGTCAGCGAGACCGATCCCGAGGCGAAGATCGCCCGCATGAAAGACGGGACAACGCATCTGGCGTACAAGGCCGAGCACGTGGTGGACCTGGAGAGCGACCTGATTCTGGCCGCCGAGATTCGCTCGGCCGATCATGCCGACCCGCACACGCTGGTCGACAGCGTGCTGAAAGCGGAAGAGAACCTGCAGGCCATTGGCTGTGCACAGAGCATCGAAGAAGTGGCGGCGGACAAGGGGTATCACTCGGTCGCCACGCTGGAGCAGTGCCAGTCGCTGGGCTTTCGGACATACATTCCGGAGCCGACACGCAAGAACGACTGGACGTGGACAGACAAGACGCCGGACGACCAGCGGGCGGTGATGGGGAACCGTCAGCGGGTCCGGCGGGCGAAGGGGAAGCAGTTGCAGAAACGGCGGAGCGAAGTCTGCGAACGGACCTTCGCTCACGTCTGCGAGACGGGCGGCATGCGTCGGAGCTGGCTCGAAGGGCTGACGGAGGTGACGAAGCGCTACCTGCTGGCGACGGCGGCGCACAATCTCGGGCGAGTGATGTGGAAGCTGCTGGGAGTTGGCAAGCCACGGAGACTGCAGGGGCGGAATGTGGCGGTTTGGGCGGCCTTCGCGGCGGTTTGGGCCGCGCTCGATTGGCTCCTGCGGAGCCAGACCGACCGAGCCGAGCAACCCGCCGGACTCGTCGCCCCCGCCCCAATCGTCGCCCGCCTGGCCGGGTGA
- a CDS encoding YeeE/YedE thiosulfate transporter family protein: MTNPLTMKSWSPCVVGTGIGVLCWFAFGVADHPLGISTAFEHTAALIEQAVKPQAAQTNEYFAMKAKAGKSPTIGLGGMLVVGVFVGSLLSSWLSGDRSSEIIPAMWRERFGGNVPLRLAAAFFAGALMLFGARLADGCTSGHGISGSLQLAVSSWVFTAVVLAHPTRPHPSTVELHLGPKATRTPCFPVSKLPGTKTGHSPET, encoded by the coding sequence GTGACCAATCCGTTGACCATGAAGTCGTGGTCGCCCTGCGTCGTTGGTACTGGTATCGGCGTGCTGTGTTGGTTCGCGTTCGGCGTCGCTGACCACCCGCTGGGCATCTCGACGGCGTTCGAGCATACCGCCGCCCTGATCGAGCAAGCCGTGAAGCCACAGGCGGCGCAGACCAACGAGTATTTTGCGATGAAGGCCAAAGCGGGGAAGTCGCCGACGATTGGCCTCGGGGGGATGCTCGTCGTCGGCGTTTTCGTCGGGTCGCTGCTCAGTTCCTGGCTCTCGGGCGACCGCAGCAGTGAAATTATCCCTGCGATGTGGAGGGAACGGTTTGGCGGAAATGTTCCGCTTCGGCTCGCCGCCGCCTTCTTCGCGGGCGCGCTCATGCTGTTCGGGGCGAGGCTGGCCGACGGTTGTACCAGCGGCCACGGTATCAGCGGAAGTCTGCAACTGGCGGTGTCGAGTTGGGTGTTCACCGCCGTTGTTTTGGCTCATCCGACTAGGCCACACCCAAGCACAGTCGAGTTGCATTTGGGTCCAAAGGCCACGAGAACGCCCTGTTTCCCCGTGTCAAAGCTTCCTGGCACGAAAACGGGACATTCGCCTGAAACTTGA
- a CDS encoding BON domain-containing protein, whose protein sequence is MNVRDRDSSAKTSFDQNENQADINVTANIRKRLVDTKMSVNAQNVKIVTQNGKVTLRGPVETDDEKQRIEELATAVAGRGNVENQLEVNNP, encoded by the coding sequence GTGAATGTTCGTGATCGTGACAGTTCGGCGAAGACCTCGTTCGACCAGAATGAGAACCAGGCCGACATCAATGTCACGGCAAACATCCGCAAGCGTCTCGTCGACACGAAGATGTCCGTGAATGCCCAGAACGTGAAGATCGTCACACAGAACGGGAAAGTCACCTTGCGCGGCCCGGTCGAGACGGACGACGAGAAGCAGCGGATTGAGGAGCTCGCAACGGCAGTCGCCGGTCGCGGAAACGTCGAGAATCAACTCGAAGTCAATAACCCGTAA
- a CDS encoding ABC transporter ATP-binding protein/permease, producing the protein MFKLKRLVLPRFVVLARPYWFSDDKWIARGLLALLIVLLLGSTAFSVLLNEQSGELTSGLAAQDPARYWKSIYTTLLIIAGAAPVYVFYYYVRDRLVNYWRRWLTHNFLDTYFRNKAFYKLAFNAEIDNPDQRIAEDINTFTLRAVFYFLLAVETILQLVAFCGVLWSISRTLVLFLVAYATVGTLVATFVFGRTLVTLNLFQLRREADFRFSLVRVRENAESIAFYRGEQPEAQNIKRHFHDAFANYNQIITWQWRLNLFQYVYSSITLIMPALILAPQVLAGTLEVGRVVQAAGAFAAIFAALTVIVNNFDTLSRFAAGISRLDKFARSLESSAQVELRGRDVIRTLEENRLAIDRLTLLTPDYRRTLIRDLSLDVKAGEGLLIVGASGGGKSSLLRAVAGLWNAGTGVIVRPALEHVFFLPQRPYMVIGTLRAQLLYPGHREDVPDEELRGILKHVNLADLPERFGGFEVEADWGKILSLGEQQRVAFARVLLSKPSYVILDEATSALDALNEERLYQHIVDTGATLISVSHRLNLLKYHRHVLELGGDGTWRVVAAADSEVGNAGNS; encoded by the coding sequence GTGTTCAAGCTGAAGCGGCTTGTGCTGCCGAGATTCGTCGTCCTCGCCAGACCCTACTGGTTCTCCGACGACAAATGGATCGCCCGCGGTCTGCTGGCGCTGCTGATCGTCCTGCTGCTGGGGAGCACCGCCTTCAGCGTGCTGTTGAATGAGCAGTCGGGGGAACTCACTTCGGGACTCGCTGCCCAGGACCCCGCCCGTTACTGGAAGTCGATTTACACGACCTTGCTGATCATCGCGGGGGCCGCCCCGGTCTACGTGTTTTACTACTACGTCCGCGATAGACTCGTCAACTACTGGCGGCGATGGCTGACACACAACTTTCTGGATACGTACTTCCGGAACAAGGCTTTCTATAAACTGGCCTTTAACGCGGAAATCGACAATCCAGATCAGCGGATCGCCGAAGACATCAACACCTTCACGCTCAGGGCGGTGTTCTACTTTCTGCTCGCCGTTGAAACGATCCTGCAGCTCGTCGCCTTCTGCGGCGTCTTGTGGTCGATCTCCCGGACGCTGGTGCTGTTTCTCGTCGCGTATGCGACCGTCGGCACGCTGGTCGCAACATTCGTCTTCGGACGGACGCTGGTCACGCTCAATCTGTTTCAACTCCGACGCGAAGCGGATTTTCGCTTCAGTCTGGTGCGCGTGCGTGAGAATGCCGAATCGATCGCGTTCTACCGCGGCGAACAGCCGGAAGCGCAGAACATCAAGCGACACTTCCATGACGCCTTCGCAAACTACAATCAGATTATCACGTGGCAGTGGCGGCTGAATCTGTTCCAGTACGTCTACAGTTCGATCACGCTCATCATGCCGGCGCTGATTCTCGCGCCGCAGGTCCTCGCCGGCACCCTGGAAGTCGGCCGGGTGGTTCAGGCTGCGGGCGCTTTCGCGGCCATTTTTGCGGCGCTGACGGTGATCGTAAACAACTTCGATACCCTGAGCCGGTTTGCGGCCGGAATCAGCCGGCTCGACAAGTTCGCACGGTCGCTCGAATCGTCGGCGCAGGTGGAGCTGCGGGGCCGTGATGTCATCAGAACCTTGGAAGAGAATCGCCTGGCGATCGACCGGCTGACTCTGCTGACTCCCGATTACCGGCGGACACTGATTCGAGACTTGTCGCTCGACGTGAAGGCCGGCGAGGGGCTGCTGATCGTCGGCGCCAGCGGCGGCGGCAAGAGCTCGCTGCTGCGGGCGGTCGCCGGGTTGTGGAACGCCGGCACAGGCGTCATCGTGCGGCCGGCACTCGAGCACGTGTTCTTTCTGCCGCAGCGACCTTACATGGTGATCGGCACACTGCGCGCCCAACTGCTCTATCCGGGTCACCGGGAAGACGTACCCGACGAAGAGCTTCGCGGCATTCTGAAACACGTCAATCTCGCCGATCTGCCGGAGCGCTTTGGCGGATTCGAGGTCGAAGCGGATTGGGGGAAGATCTTGTCACTGGGGGAACAGCAGCGAGTGGCCTTCGCACGGGTGCTGCTGTCGAAGCCAAGTTACGTGATTCTGGATGAGGCCACCAGCGCGCTGGACGCCCTGAATGAAGAGCGATTGTACCAGCATATTGTGGACACCGGGGCGACGCTGATCAGCGTCAGCCATCGGCTCAACCTTCTGAAATACCACCGGCACGTCCTGGAACTCGGCGGCGACGGAACCTGGCGGGTTGTCGCGGCTGCCGACTCAGAAGTCGGGAATGCGGGGAACTCGTAG
- a CDS encoding ferritin-like domain-containing protein has protein sequence MKLATLNDLYIDELKDLYSAEHQLLKALPKMAKAAAAPELAQAFTDHLAETKGQVDRLDKIFKKLDVSPKGKTCKAMEGLLAEGKETMAEDADPSVMDAALIAAAQRVEHYEMAGYGCVRTFARLLGDKQAADLLQATLDEEGAADKALTKLAETIINIAAVAPDGQQLTA, from the coding sequence ATGAAACTGGCCACCCTGAACGATCTGTATATCGACGAACTCAAGGATCTGTACAGTGCCGAGCATCAACTGCTCAAGGCGCTGCCCAAGATGGCGAAGGCCGCCGCGGCTCCCGAGCTGGCACAGGCATTCACCGACCATCTTGCAGAGACGAAGGGTCAGGTCGATCGGCTCGACAAAATCTTCAAGAAGCTCGACGTCAGCCCAAAGGGAAAGACCTGCAAGGCGATGGAAGGGTTGCTGGCAGAAGGTAAAGAGACAATGGCCGAAGACGCGGATCCGTCGGTCATGGACGCCGCCTTGATTGCAGCGGCGCAGCGGGTCGAGCACTACGAAATGGCCGGGTACGGCTGCGTGCGGACCTTTGCGCGGCTGCTCGGCGACAAGCAGGCAGCCGACCTGCTGCAGGCGACGTTGGATGAGGAAGGAGCCGCCGACAAAGCCCTGACGAAATTGGCGGAGACGATCATCAACATCGCGGCCGTGGCCCCCGACGGCCAGCAACTGACGGCTTGA
- a CDS encoding IS630 family transposase, with protein sequence MEGILSPRAERAKQRLSEQLKFLKDAGLRTRYLIVIHRLEGRSPTWIARSLKVGRSTVYRTEQRYGKDGEIGLFDRRGGNGPRKLTEEYLTQLREVVAGDPLQDGWKRPTWTREMLITTLRRRTSVKISLSTMSRALRLIGARRGRPKPTVECPWPEAEKQQCLEQIEELVAHLPTGEVAVWEDEIDIHLNPKIGEDWMLRGQQKQVLTPGKNEKRYLAGAQDARTKELIAIEGDRKDTALFVLLLWELTQRYPQAKKIHVVLDNYAIHTTRLVRESLATPLGRRLRLHFLPPYCPDHNRIERTWEDLHANVTRNHKCSTMPQLMRNVRSYIRRHNHRRPAAL encoded by the coding sequence ATGGAAGGCATTCTTTCACCCCGGGCGGAGCGCGCCAAGCAGCGGTTGTCCGAGCAGTTGAAGTTTCTGAAGGACGCCGGGCTGAGAACGCGGTATCTGATCGTGATCCATCGACTGGAAGGACGTTCTCCCACCTGGATTGCCCGCTCGCTCAAGGTCGGTCGCAGCACCGTGTATCGGACCGAGCAGCGTTACGGGAAGGACGGCGAGATCGGTTTGTTCGACCGGCGGGGCGGCAACGGGCCACGGAAACTGACCGAGGAGTACCTGACGCAGTTGCGGGAGGTCGTGGCCGGCGATCCGCTGCAGGACGGCTGGAAGCGGCCGACCTGGACGCGGGAGATGCTGATCACAACGCTCCGTCGACGGACGAGTGTGAAGATCAGCCTGTCGACGATGAGCCGGGCCTTGCGGCTGATCGGGGCGCGGCGCGGACGACCGAAGCCAACGGTCGAGTGTCCGTGGCCGGAGGCCGAAAAACAGCAGTGTCTGGAGCAGATCGAGGAACTGGTGGCGCATCTGCCGACGGGCGAAGTGGCGGTCTGGGAGGACGAGATCGACATCCATCTCAATCCGAAGATCGGCGAGGACTGGATGCTCCGCGGGCAGCAGAAACAGGTTCTCACGCCGGGGAAGAACGAGAAGCGTTACCTGGCGGGGGCTCAGGATGCGCGGACGAAGGAGTTGATCGCGATCGAAGGCGACCGGAAGGACACGGCGTTGTTCGTACTGCTGCTGTGGGAGCTGACGCAGCGCTATCCGCAGGCGAAGAAGATCCATGTCGTCCTGGACAACTACGCGATCCATACGACCCGACTGGTGCGGGAGAGTCTGGCGACGCCGCTGGGGCGCAGGCTGCGCCTGCACTTCCTGCCGCCGTACTGTCCGGATCACAACCGGATCGAACGAACGTGGGAGGACTTACACGCCAACGTGACACGGAACCACAAATGCTCGACGATGCCGCAACTGATGCGAAACGTCCGCTCCTACATCCGCCGACACAACCACCGGCGACCGGCGGCGCTGTAG